A stretch of the Crocinitomicaceae bacterium genome encodes the following:
- a CDS encoding DUF2851 family protein: MREEYLHYLFITRQLGNTFKTSQNKDLKVLSFGQQNPNAGPDFLTSIIEFDNKRWAGSIEFHIKASDWYLHRHQHDKNYKNVIAHFVYEYDADVEIGGVALPVVELKNLISEKHLEKFNLLFTDKSSPIACEKMIQHTDEIIISSQKEKALINRLERKAGYAERLIHEFKGDLKKVFFILLARAFGGKVNADAFELLARFTDLNIIEKNRDNSTLIHALLFGISGMLPAMSDEAYCKELTQEFSYLKHKYQLREMEGSCFRFSRMNPPGYPTIRLAQLAELIRKKEGIFDQLPSQMVIADLLVKMQIDLPAFWQNHYHFKNVSIRGSKNLTHDFCHLVLVNAVVPYLFACGIYQADEYLKMQATDILSELPAEKNSLIEKWKKLNLSASSAYDTQALIEQKNEFCDKKKCLICSIGNSLLRA; the protein is encoded by the coding sequence ATGAGAGAGGAGTATTTACATTATCTTTTTATTACCCGTCAGTTGGGTAATACATTTAAAACATCACAAAACAAAGACTTGAAAGTGCTATCGTTTGGGCAACAAAACCCCAACGCCGGACCTGATTTTTTAACGTCAATAATTGAATTTGATAACAAACGATGGGCAGGCTCCATTGAGTTCCATATCAAAGCTTCTGATTGGTATTTACATCGGCATCAACATGACAAAAATTACAAAAATGTAATTGCACACTTTGTTTACGAATATGATGCCGATGTTGAAATTGGCGGAGTGGCATTACCGGTCGTTGAATTAAAAAACCTGATTTCAGAAAAACATCTTGAAAAATTCAACCTGCTTTTTACTGATAAATCTTCCCCCATTGCTTGTGAAAAAATGATTCAACACACAGATGAAATCATCATTTCTTCTCAAAAGGAAAAAGCACTTATCAACCGGCTTGAACGCAAAGCCGGCTATGCTGAAAGACTGATACATGAGTTCAAAGGTGATCTTAAAAAAGTGTTTTTCATTTTACTTGCACGCGCATTTGGAGGTAAAGTAAATGCTGATGCCTTTGAGTTATTGGCCAGGTTCACTGATTTGAACATCATAGAAAAAAATAGAGATAATTCTACTCTCATTCATGCTCTTCTCTTCGGTATTTCAGGCATGTTACCCGCAATGTCTGATGAAGCTTATTGCAAAGAATTAACCCAAGAGTTTTCCTATTTAAAACATAAATATCAATTGAGAGAAATGGAAGGTTCATGTTTCAGATTTTCACGCATGAATCCACCGGGCTATCCAACTATCAGGCTTGCACAACTGGCTGAATTAATTAGAAAAAAAGAAGGAATATTTGATCAATTGCCTTCACAAATGGTTATTGCTGATCTACTAGTTAAAATGCAAATTGACTTACCTGCTTTTTGGCAAAATCACTATCACTTCAAAAACGTTTCAATACGTGGCAGCAAAAATCTCACGCATGATTTTTGTCATCTGGTTCTGGTTAATGCTGTTGTCCCCTATCTATTTGCTTGCGGTATTTATCAGGCTGATGAATATTTAAAAATGCAGGCAACAGACATACTTTCAGAGCTACCCGCCGAAAAAAATAGCCTCATTGAAAAATGGAAAAAACTTAACCTTTCGGCATCATCTGCTTATGACACCCAAGCCTTGATTGAACAGAAAAATGAGTTCTGTGACAAAAAAAAGTGTTTAATTTGTAGTATAGGAAATTCCTTACTGCGCGCATGA